In Miscanthus floridulus cultivar M001 chromosome 5, ASM1932011v1, whole genome shotgun sequence, one genomic interval encodes:
- the LOC136455182 gene encoding uncharacterized protein, translating to MRSYQPPAEKLMHDVMRGREPRDSGDDDYHDQRQGSGSSHAKDNEEEASETSSLPPAATTTTEGKAEGACHDHNRFKFSDVLLARLSETRASAPWFVDMKRLQSTDVRDDQNRLQFPGRSPISQIFTDAEKVRVRTSGGMSVTAFDHRGQQYEMTCKLWRDKHYRFMGPGWKNFRQAHHLRIAKEAHLTRRVTVKLWAFRSRALLPEVKDDDGEEEPGHPDGALGLVLLLLDEGEGEEEEVAGGEVVTRDEGYARKFLELRGAVALWLLWTRD from the coding sequence ATGCGGTCGTACCAGCCACCGGCGGAAAAACTAATGCATGACGTGATGAGAGGGAGGGAGCCGAGAGACAGCGGCGACGACGATTACCACGATCAACGACAAGGATCAGGAAGCAGTCACGCCAAGGACAATGAGGAGGAAGCGAGCGAAACGTCGTCTCTGCCGCCGGCGGCAACGACGACGACGGAGGGAAAGGCGGAGGGGGCATGCCACGACCATAATCGCTTCAAGTTCAGCGACGTGCTACTCGCCCGCTTGTCCGAGACCCGCGCGTCGGCCCCATGGTTCGTCGACATGAAGCGGCTCCAGTCTACCGACGTCAGAGACGACCAGAACCGGCTGCAGTTCCCCGGGCGGAGCCCGATCTCCCAGATCTTCACGGACGCCGAGAAGGTCCGGGTCAGGACCTCGGGCGGCATGTCGGTCACGGCGTTCGATCACCGGGGCCAGCAGTACGAGATGACGTGCAAGTTATGGAGAGACAAGCACTACCGGTTCATGGGGCCGGGGTGGAAGAATTTCCGGCAGGCTCACCATCTGAGGATAGCCAAAGAAGCTCACTTGACACGGCGCGTAACGGTTAAGCTATGGGCGTTTCGCTCACGCGCGCTGCTGCCCGAGGTcaaggacgacgacggcgaggaggagCCCGGCCACCCGGATGGCGCGCTCGGGCTGGTGCTGCTGCTTCTtgacgagggcgagggcgaggaggaagaagtgGCTGGTGGGGAGGTGGTGACGCGTGACGAGGGTTATGCAAGAAAGTTTCTGGAGCTGAGGGGTGCAGTGGCGCTTTGGCTATTGTGGACAAGGGATTGA